One Vicia villosa cultivar HV-30 ecotype Madison, WI linkage group LG5, Vvil1.0, whole genome shotgun sequence genomic window, aaatgaggggtataggGTGAGAGTTGAATGTAAGCCAAGTGTGGTTTTTTAATGCTCTGTTCCAAAGTGGGCCACAAGCACACTTATGCAATTAAGACTATAAATGACAcccacacatgtgctagggttttgGATAACAAAACTGCAAATTCAAAGTGGGTGGCCAAGACAGTTGTAAAGAAAATGCAGACTTGTGACAACTTGAGGATCTGTGATATTATTCAAGATATGAGGCAAAATTATGGAGTGGGTATCACTGTGGGCAGGGCATGGAAAGCAAAAATGATAGCAAGACAAATGATAGAAAGGGATGCAGACAAGCAATATTCAAATTTGTGGAGGTATGCAGCTGAATTGCATAGGGTGAGTGCTGGAAACACTGTAAAGATCAACATTGAGAGACCATCACCTTCCATCCAACCAAGGTTTGGTTCTTTCTATTTCTGTTTTGAGGGATGTAAAAAAGGGTTCATAAATGGTTGTAGACCTTTTATTGGGGTGGATGGCTGTCATCTGAAGACTAAGTATGGAGGTCAGTTGTTGATAGCAGTGGGAAGGGACCCCAATGATCAATATTTTCCACTGGCCTTTGGGGTTgttgaaacaaaaacaaaagaatctTGGAAGTGGTTTATACAACTGTTAATGGAAGATATTGGAATAGAGAAAAGATATGTATTTATCTCAGACCAGCACAAGGTATTGCCTCCAACATTTAATTATATACTTTGTTATTTATGTGTTTTTAAACTAAttatgtgttatttatcattgttGCAGGGTTTGGTGGCTGTATTTGAAGACATGTTTGAGAGGATTGAGCACAGACTTTGCTTGAGGCATTTGTATGCAAATTTCAAGAAAAAGTTTGGTGGAGGAGCACTTATAAGAGATCTAATGATGGGAGCAGCCAAGGCAACATACCATCAAGCATTCTTGCAGAAGATGATTGCATTAAAGGCAGTAGATCCACAAGCTTGGGCATGGCTAATGGGAGTGCCTACTAATGAAAGTGAAGATCTCTTGCCTCCTGACTTCAAAAAGGGTCTTGGTAGACCAAGGAAATTGAGGATTAGGGAGACTGGAGAGGAAGGTGCTAGGAGGAGGCTACCTGGTGTGTCTTACAGGTGCACTAGATGTGACATGATTGGGCATAATATTAAGTCATGCAAGAGCAAGGTGCAAGATCCAAGTGCCTTGAAATGAAATGTATGATCTTAATGGATATTGATATTGCTTTTTGCTTTAAATTCTGCTACTGATAATGTAATTATGTTGCAGAAAAAAGGACAATTGAGAACTGCTACTAATGCAAGTGCAGTCACTCCAAGTGCTAGTGCAGTCAACACAAATGAGGTCAATGAGGTCAAAACAAATGTGGTCAATGAGGCCAATCCAAATGAGGTCAAAACAAGTGAGGTCAATCCAAATGAGGTCAACATAAGTGAAGGCAATGCAAGTGAGGGCAATCCAAGTGAAGGCAATGCAAGAGAGGGCAATCCAAATGAAGGCAATGCAAGAAAAGGCAATCCAAGTGAAGGCAGGCCAAGAGAAGTCAAAATCAGTAAAGTCAATCCAAGTGAAGTGAAGACAAGTAAAGCCAAACCAACTCCAGCTGAAGTCAGTgccaaaaacaaaggaaaagctcAAGTGAAACCAGTGAGAAAGAGGGTCAGTGAGAGAATTAaggaaaattgatttaaaaaaccaaaaccttTCACAGGCCCTGGTTCTGCACCAGAACAACCATTATTGataacagaagaagaacatagcaATGCATCACAAAGGAAGATGAAGACTACTCCTAAGAAGAATTTGAAGAAGACCCCAAAAAAGAAGTCTATCAATGACTTGTAATTTACTATGTCTGTTTACTATGTCTGTTGCACGGTTTGGTGCCTTTTGTAATGAACTAATTATGCACTATGTATGTTTACATATGTGCTTTTGATGGTTTTCTGAATTATGCACTTAGGTGCTTTTTGTGTTGACTGAATTATGCACATTTGTGCATTAAGTTGTTTTCTGAATTATGCACATTTTGTGCTTTTGGTATCAACTGAATTATGCACATTTGTGCTTTTTGTATTAACTGAATTATGCACATTTGTGCTATTGGTAATGAATCAAGTATGGATTTGggttatttatatatgattttgaATTATGCACATATGTGCTTTTGGTTATTTCTCAATTATGCAATAGTGTTTCTCAATACATGTGCCTCAGCAAATTGAACCAAATAAAACTGTTAACAAAATCAGCACACTCCTTCCAATAAAAACATGTTTCAAGTATATTACACATCATCGAAAATTACATCATTCAACCCTAACTAAATTAGACAAATTAcatgaaattgtaaataaaacCAACAATCATACAACACAAAACAAGTGCTATCCTAAGCTGCATATTTTTCCTTTTCTGAacttcaaccttcatcttcattttctcCAAATTGTTTGACACTGATTCCAGTTTCATTTGTAGTATATCACACTTCTTACAAAATGGTGAAGTGATAGTTTCTCCTTTGTTGAATTCGACGATTTCATCATCCCATAGAAATAGTTCACAACTATTCTCAGTCTACACAAAATGAGATGGAACCTGAGTTAGCATATAGAAAAATCAATATTAGATGGTGAGATAAACATACTCACCCCAGCGCTTCCACATTTCCAGAATTTTCGGTTGGGGTTTTGCACTGTGTTGGCTCTCCACATCTTCATCGTTATACCACACCCACATCTGGGCAAATCATGCGATGATGCTGACCCAACCGTGCTCATTCGTGAACTACATCCAACCATGACTCCGCGATGATCGAATTGAATGGACGAGGAAGAACAGGGTAAGCACAGGGATGGAATTGAAACTGGTACGAGCAATTTTCAGTTTGGGGGAGAAAGAAAACCCTAGAAGTCTATTTATTTTTTAGAAGATAACACAGTCAGCATAATTCCTTTGCCACGTCAGCCAATcagtcaaagcccagtcagcatTGGTAGTAAAAGGGTGTGATGAAACTGGGTTTACACTTTTATAAGAGtgtcttcttaaaaaaaaagattcaggGGGGCAAATCTGAAACACGCCCTAATGACAGGGGGTGAATTGCATTTAACCCTATATTAAATTTGAGTTTGAGTTAAACGTTAAATGGAAAGTAAATTGTACTTTAAAATGAGAGGATCTGTAAACCTAATGTattgaggttttaagtgaatagTGTCCAACTTATTTAAAGTGAGTGTTAAAAACTCAATGCGACGATCTTTGGACCACCTCATAATCCAAAAGAGTTTGGTTCCTAGTTAGAAAAGATAAAGTGCAAGAGTCCAACCTTTTTGTTtatattaaaactatttttaaaatttatttattttaattttaaatggtgTCAACTTGAAATCGGTTAGAGCAACCCATAAAAGAAAGATTTTAATAAACtggttgattaaaaaaaattatcttgtTTTTTTTATAGTCTAAGTGAtgctaaaatgaaaattttaccCTATACCCCATCATATATCCCCTTTCCACATTATATTTTTTGACCAAAATACCCTCGTATAAAGAGTTTATTTTCCAAAGTTTTCACTTTTTTTCACTCTTGTTTCTCGAGTGTTCCAATATAGTAATATTTTCTTTCATCTCGGAACTCTTAAAACAACTTTTTTCGATACACAAATTACAAACCTAAACTGAATCAGTAAGTCCTCCATTCTTATAATTTCACCGGAACTCTTAGGCCAACTCTTCCGATTCTTATGCTAGACACCGGAATTCATTTGCAATGTCTTTCAGTTTTTTGAAACAGTCACCATAACTCCTTTACAAAGTGGTTCGATATTGTGGAAAGTTAATGCACCGAAACTCTTACAACAAGTGTCCAATTTGTTGATTTATAACTTTCTTaatgtttttttgttattttggcaGTAGCACGATTACGAGGCAGGGGCGATAGTATTTCAGAGCGTGGTTTAGGAAGGGGCTCTCCATCGACGTTGGTAGGTGAGGAAGAGCATGTTGGTGCATTTGCATCTACACCACAACCGGTTGGTTTTGTAATAGTTTCAAATTCATGAGTATTTTGCAACTCTTGGAAAAAGAGGAGAAAATTGGAAACCACCTGATAGTCGTGGACTTCCTCGAGCTATGAGATGGTCCTAAAAGCAAGGAGTCCTAAAGGTGGATGAATTTAGACCTATTTTGGACGAGCCGACACCTATTGACGTCATATGGTGCCCATTCGAAGTTCATAAAGTATGGTGCCAACTTGATGTGTTGTGTTTGTATAGGGGGTGTCTGAAGCGAGGTGACACAATTATTCCATACTTGCTTGACATATGTATATGTCAGTTTGGATACAAGCATAATGTTCCACCCCACCTACTGATTATATGAtggatgatgatattgatgttaACTAGATTGGTTACCATCAGAGCGTCATTGACGTGATCCGTCCGATAGAATTGGTTACCACTTCATATGATACAAATGTTGGATACTTGGAGTGGTATTATTGTGTTTCACATCCTCGGTTGGTACCGCCTCGTCATGATGCGCCAAGAGAGGTGCCAATTCCTCCTTACAATTGTGACTGCTTCTTCGAAGTCTATGATCGTTGAGACCGCCTCTTTGAAGATTAAGATGCTTGATCAACATACTCATGATAAGTAGGGTCGATATAAATATCATATCCTACTGGAAACACAATATTGTTGTTAATGTGAAATCGACATAGCAAATTAATCGTCCATGGAAACACAACTTCAATTGGTTTCATAAAAGCAAGATCTTTATCCGTCAAAATCACTTGTTTGTGGACACAAATCTTTATTAACAAACAATTGTTTCAAAATATCCAACACCCAATAAAAGTTTTCTGTCTGCTCAGACTCCATATAAGCAAATGCAACACTAAATATCATAGTTGATGTCATATGCCAACAATTTCAAACAGAGGTTGTCTATATTTGTTTGTCCTATAAGTGCTCTCCATAACTAACACAATAGGAAAAATATTCAACAACTTATAgaaaaaaatatcacaatttcgagtcatctctttttctactCTAGTAAACAAATATTGTATGTCACTTATAGgacctcttatatttttttgtaaCTTACTTTTATGCTTATATATTTGTGTGATCCGAGAGACATTCTCCAAATCTCGCTCTTGCAAAGAAAGCAATATGTGTCTAGGTGTAACATGTCTATTTGTCAAATCAACAAAATGCTGCTTCTCATATGTGCTCAACCTACCAACAAAAGAATGGCCTTCTAATCTACCAGGTAAACCATGGTTATGAAGTTCACATTTTACATCAACCTTCCATCCGTATCCATCTTTCGCCAAAGTCGACCTGATTTAGAATGAATCAGAGGTATCTACACATATTTGGTTTTATCGCATTTTTGTAGAGAAATTTCTATACCTGTAAcataaaaaattgtaatttttttaaatacaaacCAAACATCTTGACATCAAATGTTCTGGTACTCAATAAATGAACACCAGATATCTTGTCATAGAGAGTTCTGGTACACACAAACATGCAAACCCGAACACATTTGACAATGTTCCGGTACACTAAAATTTTAACCCAAAACCTGAACTCTTTCCAAATTCTTCGAACGGTTAATAAAATACGAACTGaatgttttattgaaaatgatcTGATACACAAATAATAGATACATAAACTCTTTTCCAAAGTCTTCCGATACATATAAGTTATAAGTAGGGGGTACAATTTTTTGAAAGTCTCAAATgaatagtaaaaaattaaatggtaaattaattaaaaatatacacgataaaattgacattttaaataaaatgtaggAGTCTTTTGGATACAATTCACAATAATCAAGAAAGAGGAGTACTATTTATTACGAAACAAATTAGAGAGGAAAAGCAATAATGCACATATGTCAttattttagaatatattttttaatttattttaaatttaattttctatttaattgaGATAATGGAATAGTAATGAaatagtgttttaaaaaccgaaccgGACTTTAagccggtgagggtactgggtcactggtttattggtcgaaccactgggtcattggtcgaaccacatgactaaaccgggttaaGCCGGATAATTCGGTTggatagaccggtcgttataacaaaattatataagtaTAAAATCTGTCGCACCAGATGATTCAgactctacaaaatataactagcacttaaattttttgaaaacatcatattataaaaaaattcacaagtttataatttaaatttaaattttatacataggtatcacacacaataaaatagtacataattataaaatataattacaaacaaaagtttaatcgcaacataatctaattaaataaattataacaaaataatttcattgtctactaaatttaatttcaataaaagaaaaattgtttcaatgttgagatctccttcttcaatatcaaaattatcggtaacaaaatcaaccgcatctccaacaatttttttaaatattttatttattttaatttttattttaatttttaattaaaatagtcaaaacaacgctgtattaattttttaaaattaaaaaatgcatctaaaccaccggttcacaaaaaccgccggttttcccggttttagcagtttacaccggttttgaccgaTTCACACCGGCTCAATGATATTCTCGATCCAGCTATTGAATTAGACCGATTACCTAACCGGTTCACGGTTCGACCGGTCCAACCGGCCGGtctggtccggtttttaaaacactactAATGATAATATATCATTGATATTAttcttgtttttctttattttcacaTTTTCTTAAGCATAAGCATGGAAAATATGATAGGAAAATCAATAATTAGGCTTATCGTATCTTATTGAAACAATAAACACTAGTTGATTATTTAGCCACCAATTGGCAAATGACATGAATGCAAATAGCCATTTAAATCGGACCAATGATTTTTACAAATTATAATAGCTTTACTTTGCAACATCACTTCAATTTCAATGCTTTTAAAAAAGGAAACTTCATCCCCACTTGATTTACAATGAAGCAACAAATCTTTCCTAACTTAAAAAAGACAATATTTGCTAGTACAATTAAAGGCAAATTTCTGCCTAAACAATGAACATTTACAATTTTAGAAATTGAACCATATCAAACCCTTTTTATTATCCAATTACAATAATTCCTAGAAATTGAAAACAATGAATTTTCCTCTAAAAGTTGAACCTTATACACAATTCAAATTGTCTGTCAATGAGAAAGTGCTGCATTGAGAAGCTCATTCCATGTATCAGGAAGTCCTGGAAGACACCAGTGACTACAATCTGTTGCCATAACACCACTATAACCTTCTGGATGCGCATCTTTTCTGTACTGTGATAATATTGTCACATCTAAGAAATAAACTGGTTTGCTCATCCTTCTCAACACCTTGTTCACTACCATCCAAGCCATTGGTGTCCCTCCCGGATACTTCAATCCGAAATACGGTTCTTTCTCACTCATGCACGACTTCGTCGGTTCATTCCAATCTTTCCCCCTAATAACATAAAAAAGTTTACCAAACGATTATAAttgattgatagtgtaaaaagtaATTATGCTGAGAGAGAGTCTATATAACGATTATAATTAATTGAcagtataaaaaatatttactcaGAGAATCTATACGAATAACTTACTGGTAATGGACCGGAGAAATTCCTAAGAAAAAGACTTTGGTTTTGGATGGATTAACATTTTCTTCAACCCATCTTGCCCAAGTTGTTAATCCTTTGTAGAATGCAACAAAACGGTTCATGTCTTTAAACAATTTATTATTCTCTTGAATATAATCCCACCTATCATCAATTTTTCATGTCACAAAAAATGTTAGCACGTTGATTAAATAATCATTGCAATAAAGATGATGCGAATGTGAAAGAATGATGATCCTACGGTTGTGCATTTCCGGTGTGAGTCCACCAATGCCATGTGTTGAAGATCAACACATCCATTCCTCTCCAAGCTTCACCATTCTTGATTGAGTCTAGCTTCAAAACTCTTCCGgctttatcatgatcaaggtctACCAAATACGCGGTGCGAAATAGAAATAACTTAAGACCATATTCCTGAAAAAAGGGCTAAAAATCTTAAAAttggaattatcaataattaTAGCAGAGTCTCAGACGTACAACCCAATAATATCggtttgacttttgtcaattaaGATAGGATTTGCGAACAATTATATGAGACATCATGTAAGTAGCATTATGGAGACTTATATTATAAACAAacataatgaaaaataaataaattttctggtaggtgacataaaaaataatgaaaaaatgaCTTTTCCTTTTCaccataaataaataatgaaGTTGTGACAACTAAAACTCCACGTCTATTCTAACAGAAAATGTCCCCAACACAATCACATTCACCCTTTATTACTCAAAACATCACATTCAAAACTAGATCAGATTCAAGTGTATCAAAATTTCACTTTAATTTTGGAAATTGCTCAAAAGTTCGAAAAAGCACTTAATTAGCCtaacatcattaaaaaaaaaccaaCTTTTTGCTACACTAATGGTTTCAAAACACaatgaaagaaaagaacaaaCAAACCTCAAATGTGACAGAAGAAATAGCATCTCTCTGATAAAATGTAGCCTTAGAATTTGGCACAGAAGCATGAATCATACAAGCCAATGAGTTGAACTGATTCAAGCTCAAAGAATCACCAACAAACATAATCTTTTTCCCTTTATGTCCCTTAACAAAGTTCAAACCATTGAATCTGCAAACCAGTTTTCCAACAACCCTTTTAgctaaaaccaaaaacaaaacaaaaaacaaaccaaAATGTTGATAAAAATTGTACCTTTGCAAGTTACATGAAAATGGCTTCCACCTATATTTCTGATAAAGTTTGTCTTTTCTACCATGTTTCTGACAATTGAACTGTGGATCTATGAAAGGACATGTTGAAGGATCATAGAGAGGATATGAAGCGTCGTAAACCCATTTTCCATTGAAAATGTTACATGTTCCTAAGGTGTTACTGGTCTCAAAACTTGTCTCATTGCTAAAAGTGTCAAAAATCTCTGCTTTTGTTTGAAACAGAGTCAGAAACAGAGCAAGAAACAGAGTATGAAACAGAGCATTTACAGAAACTGAACCCATTTCCTCAGTTTTTGGGAATGAAATAAAGGACTAAGAGTGAAGATAAACTTTCACCTAATCATGTTCTTATATAATAATGTGTATGCAAAAAGAactagagatagagagagagagagagagagagagagtgaaaacaGAACACTTTTGGTTTcttgtgtttttattttattttaagataatttaattttaaatgtaacctTTTTACCTTAGCTTCTTGTGGGGTAGGATGTTACCTTTGCTTTGAAACTTCTTGGAATCATGTTTCATGTGATTCAAAAATAGTACTAACACTTTAGCTCTATTACatgaaaaacaaaattgaaaatgtCTTGTCATGGAATTGAAATTTTTTCTTACATAAGGTTAAAATAATGATTGGATATTTTTTTGGTTATAGACATGGGTTTGTGTGATTTCTGTGCAAGAATAAAGCAGAAGCTGTGGTAACACTTTAGTAGaattttttgttcagaaaataATGGTACTTGCTAGTTGCAACTTCTATTTGGAAAATGTTGTTTTCATTAGGTGACAAATTTGAACAAAAACAGATCATTTTGATGTTTGTTTTTTAGGTATTGATTTCTAGGAAACATGTCATATGTTTGTGTTTTAGGTCTTGTAAGTTGTAATTACAGGTGGGTTAAGATTTTAGTTAAGTTGGTTCTCTTTATTGAAAGTTGTTATTAGTATTAAAAAATGGGGAAACATGAATCCCCCACATATGCATGGAGCTCCTAACCAAATTTGTTACtaattatgttgtttttattGATAGGGATGCTTGGAACATTCAGATAGTTAAAAGTATATCTTGAATCACATGTTTGTgctcataataaaataaattttgatgatttttgttgtTGAGGTTTATGTGGGTTTCTTTCATTTTGTTATGTGGTTTATGCTTTAGTTGTGTGTGTAAATTGTTGGGAAAAGTGGGTGGATGAAGCAAAATTATGTGAACTGAAAACAAGTGAGGACCATAGAGTATACAAAAATTCAGCAACCATTAGGCAGATCAAATTGTGAGtcctataatttttataattattcctATAATTAAGTTTTCATAACTCCAATATAAATACATATTAAAGACTCTAAAGAATTTGTACTAAATAGATATTTACAAATTCTAATACACTTCTTATTTGAATACGAAGGTTGATGAAAATTGAGTCTATCTTAAAAATCACTATAAAGATGTTGCAGAAGTATTTCGATAAAAATGTCAGAAATTTGATAACGTAAAAGAatatgtaacacccatatatagtCATGAGCAATTTTTTCTcatataaaatgtatattcattTCTATATACTTACTGCATTAATGTTGAAccaaaaatttagaaaaatacaCCGTGTAAACGTTATCATTCTAGACTAATGTGGTCTTCGTGACATACCAACGAAGCTCTCAAAGTAAATTCTTGAGGCAACAGGATTTAACTTTATTAACATCTCTAATATATCCAACTTCGACTAAAACAAGGTAGGTTGTCTCTTGTAGAAACCGCGAGATCAAATTATCTTTAATAGCATTTGTAATAAGGGTgttgaatatattatttaatagttGAATGTTTGTAATTGATGGTTGAATGAGGTGTTGAAAGTGAcataaattaatttgtattgaaaacatatgttgaatgagaaatgaGTGGGGACCACTTATAATACTTTGCAAAATCTTATTGGTTGTTtgattgtttatatttttatcccACATTAATTATTTGGAGTcaattattttatagaaaatcaattttttatttattttattttcaccaaaattcatcattttttatctataaataaagccttggttcatttgatttggacaaaggaatttttttttactttttctctctaagttttctaTTTAGCCTCCAATAAATTCTTGTTTGTGAGTTGAGTCTATTGTACTAATTAAGTTATGTGTCTCATTTTAGGTGTGTACACATGTTTagtgtattttattttaagttttttgtaattttatttgatttaataatgaCTATCCTTATATCTCGTTTttattacttgcaaataaaaaaattaattaagaatataaaattagaaaaaaattaaaataaattattaaattataaagaaattaaaataaaacatttaagtcttaaatattttaatttaatttcaatcgacaattgttattaatatattatcacaaaaacataaaagaaaataaaaatatgaaataaaaatggtGAGGTAGAGTGTTGAATTTTATCAAACAAAAATCATTGTAGTGAATAAAAGCTAAATgcgtgtgttgaattattaggtggaagaaagagaagatgatgtggagagtaaaatataaaaaaggaGGATGTTGAATATGTAAACTATTAGAAATAGTCTATGAATACGCAATATTCAACAATGTTGATCCTCGGCAACTGCAATGTGTGCAGCCAATCTTGTAGCCGAAAAATAACCATTGAATTGAATATTCAATGTTAaatctttgtttatttattaGTAGTATTCTTTTTATCTATTACATATTATTTAACCAATACAATTTTATgtttcaataataaataaattaattaatcaacaatagttaattaattaattagtatctcattatttatatttactttaatattataattaattatattttagctttaaagaataaataaaatatagttattttaataaacatgttttaaagtattttaatttgAACATATTATTACATTTAAAAAATCCAATAATATGCTTTTAAATCCAATAACATACCTTTTCaagtatattattattttcttaaaaaactattgtatcttaaaataaaaattatttcaaattatctttcttcgttattaatattcaattagtaaagttaatttttaaaaattaaatactattttaaatttaaattaaaaattatttaaaaataatcataataattttttattaaattaatatatatatatatatatatatatatatatatatatatatatatatatatatatatatatattttatgttaagCATAATTTGTTTTCATATTGAATTAGTTATATTGATGTATTGTTATTagcatagattttttttttaaaaataatttaaattattatcgttgaattataattttatatttttattttttacttatatatataaaaaaaaatag contains:
- the LOC131607247 gene encoding protein trichome birefringence-like 39, producing the protein MGSVSVNALFHTLFLALFLTLFQTKAEIFDTFSNETSFETSNTLGTCNIFNGKWVYDASYPLYDPSTCPFIDPQFNCQKHGRKDKLYQKYRWKPFSCNLQRFNGLNFVKGHKGKKIMFVGDSLSLNQFNSLACMIHASVPNSKATFYQRDAISSVTFEEYGLKLFLFRTAYLVDLDHDKAGRVLKLDSIKNGEAWRGMDVLIFNTWHWWTHTGNAQPWDYIQENNKLFKDMNRFVAFYKGLTTWARWVEENVNPSKTKVFFLGISPVHYQGKDWNEPTKSCMSEKEPYFGLKYPGGTPMAWMVVNKVLRRMSKPVYFLDVTILSQYRKDAHPEGYSGVMATDCSHWCLPGLPDTWNELLNAALSH